DNA from Chitinophaga pendula:
AACACCATCACAAAGGGACTACTATCCGTTGTAATACTCTTCCACGGAGACAAGGAGAACAAAATGATCAAAGCACCTACGTAAAAGATCAGGATACGATAGATCACCTGGTTGGTAGCCTTCGGAATAGTCTTCTCTGGTTTGTCCGCTTCAGCAGCCGTAATACCTATCAGCTCCAATCCCCCAAAGGAGAACATAATCAGCGCAATAGCAGAAAATAACCCCTGGTAGCCGCCCGACCCATCGTAACCTAGTAACCCTTTAGGGAAAAAGCCACCGTCATTCCAGAGGTTCGCTACCGTAGCCTGTGGACCACCACTGCCACTGAACAGCAGATAAATACCAAATACGATCATCGCAATAATAGCGACCACCTTCACAATAGAAAACCAGAATTCCGCTTCTCCGTATACTTTTACAGAACTGAGATTTAACGCATTTATAGCCACAAAGAAAAAGAGACTGGATGCCCACAACGGCACCTCCGGCCACCAGAAATGTACATACACGCCAATAGCCGTTAACTCCGACATACTCACCAGGATATATAGTATCCAGTAGTTCCATCCCGATGCAAAACCGGCAAAACTACCCCAGTAACGATACGCAAAATGGCTGAAACTGCCGGATACCGGTTCTTCCACCACCATCTCCCCCAACTGACGCATAATGAAAAAAGCAATGATCCCGGCCATCGCATAACCCAGGATAACGGATGGGCCTGCCAATACAGCAGCTGGACCTATGCCCAGAAATAATCCCGTTCCAATAGCTCCACCCAGCGCGATCAGCTGAATGTGCCTGTTCTGTAAACCCCGCTTTAACTGCTGTGGGTCCTGATTTTGGTTTGTTGATTCCAATTGTTGACGTTCTAAAGGTATAGTTGCAATATGGGTTAATTTCGGCAATTTAGTAAACTAATATTTATTTTAGCATAGTATAATATCATCCGCGTCCACTCGACTCCCGCACGATCAACCTCCCTGGCAATACCACCTCCTCCGGCTCAAATCGTTTCTTCTGTATATGCTTCAGCAATAACTGACAACTGATCTTGCCGATCTCAAAAGCTGGCTCCGCAATCGTACTCAGAGAGGGCGAAACAATCGCCGCAACAGGATCATTCGTAAACCCGATCACCCCCACTTCCTTGCCCACCCGTATATCCTTTCTCTTCAATGCTAGAATAGCTCCCACCGCCTTCCGGTCATTCACCGCAAAGATTGCGTCAGGCGTATCCTCGCATAGCCATAACTGCTCCAGGTCATTTTCCCCGTGATCCTGCGTAAACCCCGAATGAACGATCCACTCCGGCCGTACCGGCAACTTGTACTGCCGGAGCGCATCCAGGTAACCCTTCAGCCGCCGCTGCGTAAAAGTAAGCCCCTCAGGCCCCGCAATATGCGCAATCTTACGATAACCGTTCTGCAACAAATGGGTCGTCGCTTCAAATGCACCGTTATAATCATCCTGCATCACCTTCGACGTAGCAATATGCGCCGCAACACGGTCGAAAAATACTACGGGTATCCCATTGTCCATCACCTCCTGAAAATGCTGCTCCGAATCCGCCTGCGAAGACACACATACCAACAACCCATCCAAACTGCTGAGCGATAAATTACGCACCACATCCACCTCCCGATCCGCATCATTACCCGTCACGAATAAGATCAGATTATACCCAGCAGCATAAGCAACCTCCTGTATCCCCGTAAATAAAGTGGAAAAATAATAGTTAGTGATCTCCGGCAACAACACTCCCATAGTATGCGTACGGTTACGCACTAACCCGATCGCATTGAAATTCGGCTTGTAATTCAATTCCGCAGCCTTTTCCAACACGATCTGCCGGGTCTCGGCATTCACATCATAAGTGTCCCTTAACGCCCTGGATACCGTTGACACGGAAATATTCAAGGCATGTGCAATGTCTTTGATAGTGGCAAAATGACGACGCATCCTTCTTGTTCCCCCAATTGGTAAATACTTAAATATAATCAAAAACAACCGTTCCGCATAGCTGACATCCGTCATATACCCCGCGTTTTCGGTAACGTTCTCGCTGATTTATTTGATGTTCCTTCCTGTCAATTGTACTTTGGAGTACTGTAATTCACGACCAAAAGGGGATCATTTATAAACTGTTCTTCGTATGAAAAGATGTATGTATCCAACCAACAAATGCTTATATCTCTTGCTGCTGCTGCTCACACTCTCCTTGCCCGGACTCGCTCAGGACCAGGGAGCAATAAAAGGTGTCGTACAAGATGCCACAGCAGGTACGCCCCTTCCCGGCGTCAGCGTGAGTATTAAAGGGACAACAAAAGGGACCGCCACCGACGCTAATGGAAACTTCTCCATCACTGCCTCACCAGATGCCATATTGGTCTTTTCCTTTATGGGTTACGACAAAAAAGAAGTAAACATCACTGGTAACTCCTCCCTGACGATCAAATTGCAACAAACCACCGCCAACCTCGGAGAAGTAGTCGTAACCGCATTGGGAATAGAACGCAAGACACGCTCATTAGGCTATGCCACCCAACAACTCAAAGGTGCCGATCTCGTAGCCGTAAAAGATCCCAATGGCAACATCATGAATAGCCTGAGCGGAAAAGTCGCAGGTATCGTTACCACTCCCGCCGCTACCGGCCCGGGTAGCGCAGTAAGGGTCGTACTCCGTGGTAACCGCTCCCTCACCGGCAACAACAACGCCTTGATCGTCATCGATGGCGTACCAGTAGACAACACCATGTCCACAGAAGCCGGCGGCGGCGGCTCCGTCAATACCATCGCTACTCAGTCCAAAAGCACCGGCAGCAGCTACTCCGGCAGCGATGGCGCTTCCAATATCAACCCGCAGGACATAGAATCTATCAACGTACTCAAAGGCCCGGCCGCCGCCGCACTATATGGCAGCCGCGCCGCCAACGGTGCCCTGATCATCACCACCAAATCAGGTAAATCAGGCGCCATGTCCGTCAACTATAACGGCGGCTTCGCCATCGATCAACCCAACCTCCTCATGAAATTCCAAAATACCTATGGCAGAGGAAATGGCGGAACATACGCCCCCTCCGCCGCAGAAAGCTGGGGCGCCCCGCGTAAAACATACCCGGGCAACGTAAAAAGCTTTTATAATACCGGCACCTCCATCAATAATTCAATAGACATATCAGGGGGCTCAGAAAAACTACGAGGATATGCCTCCTATACCAATAATGCCAACACCGGCATCATAGCAGGTAATAACCTCCAACGCCATACCCTTAACCTCCGCCTCAACGCTCAGGTAACACCTCGTCTCACTACAGATGTGAAAGTGACCTACCTCGATCAGAAGATCAAAAACAAACCACGCCTGGGAGACAACGGCATCGCCAACGAAGCCCTCATCATGCCTCGCGATATGAGCCCCGACTCACTCAAAATGTATGAACGTTTCGATGCCACCGGCAAACCCATCCCCGTCTACTGGACCAACTCCTCCATCTATGTCAATCCATACTGGGATGTCAACCGTACCAGCCTCAATGAAAACCGCAACAGGGTCATCCTCCTCGGAACCGCTAAATATAAACTGACAGACTGGCTCAATATTCAGGGCCGATACAGCCTTGACCGCTATGATGATAAAATCACCGGCAGCTACCACGAAGGCACCCTCGCCATGCCCATCGCACCGGGTGGCCGATATATCGAAGGCACCATCAGCCAGTGGGAACGTAATATGGATGTACTCCTGAGCGGCGCCAACAAGATCGCAGGAGATATCGGCGTCAGCTATAACCTCGGCGCCGCCGTAATGACCCGCCGTGGCGCCAACAAACAATCGCTGGCCAACGGTCTGGTCGTACCGAATAGATTTCATCTCAACTTCGCCGCCACACCAGCATTCGCAGTCATCGACTTCGAAAGGGAAATTCAATCCGTTTATGGTAGCGCCTCCTTCGACTTCCGGCAATACCTCTACCTCGATGTCAGCGCCCGCAACGACTGGTCCTCCACCTTGCCAGCACCACATAGCTACTTTTACCCGTCAGTAGCACTGTCTGCCGTCGTATCAGATATGGTCCACCTGCCTGCCTGGATCACCTACGGGAAAGTACGGGCAACCTACTCCCAGGTCGGTAATGATGCCGACTCGTACCTCCTCATGCAGGCATACAGCTACTCACAGGGCACCGGCAATGGCTTCATTTCACGGGATAACCTGAAATATATCCCCGATCTCAAACCCGAACAGACTAAATCCTATGAAGTAGGCCTCGACTGGCGCTTCCTCAATGATCGTATCGGCGTCGACCTCGCCCTCTATAAAACCAATACCATCAATCAGCTCATATTCATCGGCGTACCACAGGCAACAGGATTCAACCAGCAATATGTCAATGTAGGTAACATACAGAACCAGGGTATAGAAATAGTACTGACAGGTACACCTGTCAAACAAAAGAACTTCACCTGGAATACTACGGTCAACTTCGCCCGCAATAAAAATAAAGTGATCTCCCTCCTCGATGGCATCAACGAAACCAGCCTCTCACCTTCCAACATCCTGGGTAGCCTGCTGATAAGACCTGGCGGCGCATACGGAGATATCTACGACCGCACCTGGGCCAAAGATGAGAAAACAGGGCAATACCTGGTGAACAGCGCAGGTCTGCCGGTCATGACCAATACCTTGCAGAAACTGGGCAACTTCAACCCCGACTTCACCTTGGGATGGAGCAATCGCTTTCAATACAAACAATTCGATCTGAACGTGCTCGTCGATGGCAGGGTAGGAGGGATATTAGTCTCAGGCACCGACGCATTCCTCGCATACTATGGCCTCGGAGACTATACCACCAACCACCGCGATGGCGGCCTGGTATTGCCTGGCGTAGTGGCCGATGGCACTAACAATACCACCACTATCAATGCCGAAAAACTATGGACCAACGTATCACAGAGTGGTCGTAACGGTTACGCCCAGTTCTTCGCCTACAGCGCTACCAACTTCAGATTGAGAGAACTGGCACTGGGATATAATTTTGAACTGAACAATAAATTTGTGAAACAGGCAAGAATATCACTCACCGGCCGTAACCTCTTTTTCTTCTATCGCGGCCGCTCCACACTCGATATACCGGGCATAGGCAAACGAAAACTTCCCGTAGATCCGGAAGCAGCCATCGGTACCAGTAACTACCAGGGAATAGAATCCGGACTGCTACCCGCCACCCGCAGCTTCGGTGTTAATATCAGCCTTTCCTTCTAAGCCTTCTAAATGTGATAATCATGAAACACCTACTCCGATATATGATCCTGCCGGCAATAATAGTATCCATGGCTGCCTGCACCAAAAACTTCGAAGACATGAATACCAATCCGGGTAAGATCACAGACATCTCCGCCCGCGAACTGCCCTTCATGTTCTCAAGGGCTCAGTCGGCCGCCCCCATGAATCAATCATACTATCAGACCGCGCAAAACCTGTACGCAGATCTCTACGCCCAGTATTTTGCACTCACCACCACCAACTTCCAGACAGACCGCTACGTGATCAACGATGGGTGGCTCCCCCGCCCCGGTATCGTAGCCAACGTACTCACCGCACCTCAGCTCAAAACAATCTTCCAATATACCGATCCGGCCTCCGGAGAATATGCCTTAGCCAGCATCATGTGGGTATACACCTTTCATCGCTTCACCGACTACTTCGGGCCAGTACCGTATTTCCAGGTAGGCGAAGCACAACAGCGTATACCCTACGATCCGCAGGATAAGATCTACGACGACTTCTTCAAACGGCTGGACCTAGCTGTCGCCAATCTCAAAAAACTATCCGTCGCCAATGTCTTCGGTACCTACGACCTGATATATGGTGGTGATGTACAGCAATGGATCCGTTTCGCCAACACACTACGCCTTCGGCTGGCCATGCGCATATCACTGGTAGCACCGGAACGTGCCAGGCAGGAAGCTGAAACCGCCATCGCCGCCGGCGTGATGACAGAAAATATCCATACCGCCTGGCTCAAAAGATCACTGAAAAACGATGGGAATGGCCTCTCCCAAATTGGCTCCTACAACGAGTTCAGCATGAGCTCCACCATGGCGTCTTACCTGAAAGGATATAACGATCCCCGCCTCGAAGTATTCTTTCAGCCGTCCGTCGCCGGCAATAAATACAGAGGTCTCCGGAATGGTAGCACCGCTGCAGCTATCAACTTACCACTCAACCGCCCGGCCCAGACCTCCAATGTAGGAAAACGATGGGCTGCCTGGAATGGCGCCGCCTGGGTACCGCAACTCGAAGCCTCCCAAGCCGTCATCTACGCAGCAGAAGCCTACTTCCTGAGGGCAGAAGCAGCTTTGAATGGATGGAATGCTGCCGGATCAGCAGCAGACCTCTATGCCAAAGGAATAGAGATGAGCCTGCGGCAATGGGGCATTACTGATGCATCCGTTATCAATAACTACATACAGTCCTCCGCAATGCCCACCGCTCCCGGAGATGCAGAAAACTCCCCGGCAGTAGCAACCATACCGGTGAAATTCAGCCCCTCCGCAGATATCCAGCGGCAACAGATCGGCACCCAGAAATGGCTGGCCATCTACCCCGATGGTATAGAAGCTTGGGCTGAATACCGGCGCAGTGGCTATCCGCAAATGTACCCGGTACTACAGTCCGATAATACAGATCTCCCCGCAGGTGTCTTCATTAAACGCCTCCCTTATCCGTCCACCGAAGCTACCACCAATAGCGAAGAACTGAAGAAAGGCATACAACTGCTGGGTGGCCCCGATAACGCAGCAACAAAGCTCTGGTGGGATAAAAATTGATGAATGATGAAACACTTCGTAATAATCAGCTGTATATGCAGTATGGTAGTAGTTACAACACCACTATGTGGACAAACAACCAATGCCGCTAACCAACCGGAAGACAGGATAGCCGCACAGCTGAGAAAAGAGGCAGCCGCTGCCTTCCGGCATCATAGCACTTCCTTCTCCATGCAACACTGGCGGGAAACAAAAGAGGCACTGAAACAAAAGATCATCCGCCACACCGGTGTCCGCATCGACCACGACCTGCCATTGCTGTATCGGGAAACAGGACATACCCAACAGAATGGATATGTCGTAAAGAATATCCTGTTCCAGACACAACCTGGCGTAATGGCGACCGCCAACTTGTACATACCCGATGGAAAAGGCCCCTTTCCTGCCGTCATCAACAGTCACGGACATTGGAAAGATGCCCGCATGGGAGAAATGGTCCAGTCCCTCGCCCATTCATTGGCTCAGCAGGGATTCGTATGCCTGAACATAGATGCCTGGGGCGCCGGAGAAAGAACGTCCATACAAGGCGAAGCAGAGTATCACGGGGCTAACCTGGGCGCCTCCCTGATGAACATCGGCACCTCACTCATGGGCATGCAGCTTACTGACAACATCAGAGGTGTCGACCTCTTATGCACATTGCAGGAAGTAGATAAAACCCGTATAGGTGCCACCGGCGCCAGCGGCGGCGGCAACCAGACCATGTGGCTCGCAGCACTGGACGAACGTATCAAAGCAGCCGCCCCGGTAGTAAGTGTAGGCACCTTCGAATCCTATATCGTACATAGCAACTGCGTATGTGAACTGCTTCCCGATGGACTGACATTTACAGAAGAAGCGGCCGTTTTAGGTCTCATCGCACCGCGCGCACTCAAGATCTGTAACGCACAACGCGATGCCAGCAAGTCCTTCTCGCCGCAGGAAATGTTACGTACCTACCACCAGCTCTCACCCATATACGCTCAAGAGAAGGCAAAGGATAAATGCAGCTACGAAATATTCAATACCACACATGGATACTGGCCCGAGATCAGGGCCGCTGTACTGGGGTGGTTTACCTTACAGCTCAAAGGTACCGGCACCGGCGCTCCGCAGCAACTAGCGACTGTCGATCTGCTGTCTTTGGAACAATTGGCCGTCTTTCCCCACACCAGCAGGGATACCGCCGTAATGAGTACCGCCGCCTATTGCCACCGGCAGGGTACATTACGCAGAGAAGCCTATCTGCATACAACCGCGTTTAATCAAGCCCGTAAAAGAAAGGAACTGGCAGAAATCCTGCGCTTACAGCCCGTACCACCAGCACAACAGGTACAGCATAAAAGCAAAACCGCCGGATGGGAACAGATCGAACTGACAACCGCAGCAGACCAGTTACCCGTACTACTGAAACGGCCATCCCAAAAAGGGAAAACTTACACTATCATATTAACGCCCGCAGGAAAAGATAGCATACCCGCAAAACTCATACAAGAACTTACCGCTACTGGCAATGGGATCGTGTTGGTCGATGGCTGGGGAATAGGCACGCACAACGCACCGGAAGCACGTAAAATAGATGGTAGCCTGCCGCCTTTTCATACACTGGCCCGCTCTATGATATGGTTGGGAAAAACGATACAGGGACAATGGGTACAGGAACTGCAACTCCTCACCGCGTTTTTAAGGCAAGAGCTGCAGGCATCATCCATAAGTATCCACGCTTCAAAAGAGCTGGCAGTAGCCGCCTTGTGTTTTGCTGCCCTGGATGGTAACATATCTTCGCTGGCACTGAAGCACTGCCCGGTAAGCTACGTGTTCGATCAGCGCGCTGGCATAGACTATTTCAACATGGCCATTCATATACCAGGAATACTCCCCTGGGGAGATATATCCTTGTTGGCAGCACTGAGTAACGCAAACATCATACTCCATGAACCGGTTACCATGTCCGGTCATCCGCTGGATAACAACACACTGAAAAGCTATCAGCAGGAATTCAACGAAATAAATATAAAGACAGGACGGAAAGGTCAAACCGTGCTTAAAAATGAAAACTTCGATTATGAAAAATAACCGCAGAGACTTTCTGAAACTGGCAGGACTGGCAGGAGTAGGATGGACCGGCGCCTCATTATTACCTGGAGAGGCCCTGGCACAACAGGCACCTAAAGACCGCCTGCCACAGATACGTAAGCAGGCCGCCCGTAAATATACCCAGCGCTTTAACATGAGCGGATACGCTGCTCCCGCCATCGAAACAGTACGCATCGGTTACATAGGACTTGGCAACAGGGGCGCCGCAGCAGTAGAAAGAGGATCCTACCTGGAGGGGGTAGAAATAAAAGCATTGTGCGACATCCGCCCCGGGAAAGCCGCCGAAGCACAACAACGCATACAACGCCCGGGACATCAGCCCCAATTATACAGCGGTACCGCCGATGCATGGAAACAGGTATGCGAAAGAGAAGATATAGATCTCATCTACATTGCCACCCCCTGGAGTTTACATACACCTATCGCACTCTATGCCATGAAACATGGCAAACATGTAGCCACCGAAATACCAGCCGCCGTTACCATGGAAGAATGCTGGCAACTGGTGGAAACCTCAGAAGCAACACGAAAACATTGCGTCATGCTCGAAAACTGCTGCTATGACTTCTTCGAACTGCTAACTCTCAACATGGCCAGGCAGGGATTCTTCGGAGAAATAATACATGGCGAAGGCGCATATATACACGATATACTCAATAGCCTGTTCGACAAAAATAAACGATACGACCTCTGGCGACTGAAAGAGAATGCCAAACGAAATGGTAACCTCTATCCCACACATGGACTGGGCCCCATCTGCCAGGTAA
Protein-coding regions in this window:
- a CDS encoding amino acid permease; amino-acid sequence: MESTNQNQDPQQLKRGLQNRHIQLIALGGAIGTGLFLGIGPAAVLAGPSVILGYAMAGIIAFFIMRQLGEMVVEEPVSGSFSHFAYRYWGSFAGFASGWNYWILYILVSMSELTAIGVYVHFWWPEVPLWASSLFFFVAINALNLSSVKVYGEAEFWFSIVKVVAIIAMIVFGIYLLFSGSGGPQATVANLWNDGGFFPKGLLGYDGSGGYQGLFSAIALIMFSFGGLELIGITAAEADKPEKTIPKATNQVIYRILIFYVGALIILFSLSPWKSITTDSSPFVMVFDSLKGFQFSLFGKTIYFTSLIANVLNLIVLTAALSVYNSCVYSNSRMLFGLAEQGNAPRFLSKLNNNHVPVNAILVSGLFAAICIIVNKLIPEKALEVLMSLVVSSLIINWLMISVVHLKFRKVKQEEQVRTKFPSFIYPLSNYICLIFLVGILVLMWITGMKLPVELIPVWVLFLYICFWLINRQRRQVQQV
- a CDS encoding LacI family DNA-binding transcriptional regulator, yielding MRRHFATIKDIAHALNISVSTVSRALRDTYDVNAETRQIVLEKAAELNYKPNFNAIGLVRNRTHTMGVLLPEITNYYFSTLFTGIQEVAYAAGYNLILFVTGNDADREVDVVRNLSLSSLDGLLVCVSSQADSEQHFQEVMDNGIPVVFFDRVAAHIATSKVMQDDYNGAFEATTHLLQNGYRKIAHIAGPEGLTFTQRRLKGYLDALRQYKLPVRPEWIVHSGFTQDHGENDLEQLWLCEDTPDAIFAVNDRKAVGAILALKRKDIRVGKEVGVIGFTNDPVAAIVSPSLSTIAEPAFEIGKISCQLLLKHIQKKRFEPEEVVLPGRLIVRESSGRG
- a CDS encoding SusC/RagA family TonB-linked outer membrane protein, encoding MKRCMYPTNKCLYLLLLLLTLSLPGLAQDQGAIKGVVQDATAGTPLPGVSVSIKGTTKGTATDANGNFSITASPDAILVFSFMGYDKKEVNITGNSSLTIKLQQTTANLGEVVVTALGIERKTRSLGYATQQLKGADLVAVKDPNGNIMNSLSGKVAGIVTTPAATGPGSAVRVVLRGNRSLTGNNNALIVIDGVPVDNTMSTEAGGGGSVNTIATQSKSTGSSYSGSDGASNINPQDIESINVLKGPAAAALYGSRAANGALIITTKSGKSGAMSVNYNGGFAIDQPNLLMKFQNTYGRGNGGTYAPSAAESWGAPRKTYPGNVKSFYNTGTSINNSIDISGGSEKLRGYASYTNNANTGIIAGNNLQRHTLNLRLNAQVTPRLTTDVKVTYLDQKIKNKPRLGDNGIANEALIMPRDMSPDSLKMYERFDATGKPIPVYWTNSSIYVNPYWDVNRTSLNENRNRVILLGTAKYKLTDWLNIQGRYSLDRYDDKITGSYHEGTLAMPIAPGGRYIEGTISQWERNMDVLLSGANKIAGDIGVSYNLGAAVMTRRGANKQSLANGLVVPNRFHLNFAATPAFAVIDFEREIQSVYGSASFDFRQYLYLDVSARNDWSSTLPAPHSYFYPSVALSAVVSDMVHLPAWITYGKVRATYSQVGNDADSYLLMQAYSYSQGTGNGFISRDNLKYIPDLKPEQTKSYEVGLDWRFLNDRIGVDLALYKTNTINQLIFIGVPQATGFNQQYVNVGNIQNQGIEIVLTGTPVKQKNFTWNTTVNFARNKNKVISLLDGINETSLSPSNILGSLLIRPGGAYGDIYDRTWAKDEKTGQYLVNSAGLPVMTNTLQKLGNFNPDFTLGWSNRFQYKQFDLNVLVDGRVGGILVSGTDAFLAYYGLGDYTTNHRDGGLVLPGVVADGTNNTTTINAEKLWTNVSQSGRNGYAQFFAYSATNFRLRELALGYNFELNNKFVKQARISLTGRNLFFFYRGRSTLDIPGIGKRKLPVDPEAAIGTSNYQGIESGLLPATRSFGVNISLSF
- a CDS encoding SusD/RagB family nutrient-binding outer membrane lipoprotein, with the translated sequence MKHLLRYMILPAIIVSMAACTKNFEDMNTNPGKITDISARELPFMFSRAQSAAPMNQSYYQTAQNLYADLYAQYFALTTTNFQTDRYVINDGWLPRPGIVANVLTAPQLKTIFQYTDPASGEYALASIMWVYTFHRFTDYFGPVPYFQVGEAQQRIPYDPQDKIYDDFFKRLDLAVANLKKLSVANVFGTYDLIYGGDVQQWIRFANTLRLRLAMRISLVAPERARQEAETAIAAGVMTENIHTAWLKRSLKNDGNGLSQIGSYNEFSMSSTMASYLKGYNDPRLEVFFQPSVAGNKYRGLRNGSTAAAINLPLNRPAQTSNVGKRWAAWNGAAWVPQLEASQAVIYAAEAYFLRAEAALNGWNAAGSAADLYAKGIEMSLRQWGITDASVINNYIQSSAMPTAPGDAENSPAVATIPVKFSPSADIQRQQIGTQKWLAIYPDGIEAWAEYRRSGYPQMYPVLQSDNTDLPAGVFIKRLPYPSTEATTNSEELKKGIQLLGGPDNAATKLWWDKN
- a CDS encoding alpha/beta hydrolase family protein, which translates into the protein MVVVTTPLCGQTTNAANQPEDRIAAQLRKEAAAAFRHHSTSFSMQHWRETKEALKQKIIRHTGVRIDHDLPLLYRETGHTQQNGYVVKNILFQTQPGVMATANLYIPDGKGPFPAVINSHGHWKDARMGEMVQSLAHSLAQQGFVCLNIDAWGAGERTSIQGEAEYHGANLGASLMNIGTSLMGMQLTDNIRGVDLLCTLQEVDKTRIGATGASGGGNQTMWLAALDERIKAAAPVVSVGTFESYIVHSNCVCELLPDGLTFTEEAAVLGLIAPRALKICNAQRDASKSFSPQEMLRTYHQLSPIYAQEKAKDKCSYEIFNTTHGYWPEIRAAVLGWFTLQLKGTGTGAPQQLATVDLLSLEQLAVFPHTSRDTAVMSTAAYCHRQGTLRREAYLHTTAFNQARKRKELAEILRLQPVPPAQQVQHKSKTAGWEQIELTTAADQLPVLLKRPSQKGKTYTIILTPAGKDSIPAKLIQELTATGNGIVLVDGWGIGTHNAPEARKIDGSLPPFHTLARSMIWLGKTIQGQWVQELQLLTAFLRQELQASSISIHASKELAVAALCFAALDGNISSLALKHCPVSYVFDQRAGIDYFNMAIHIPGILPWGDISLLAALSNANIILHEPVTMSGHPLDNNTLKSYQQEFNEINIKTGRKGQTVLKNENFDYEK
- a CDS encoding Gfo/Idh/MocA family protein; its protein translation is MKNNRRDFLKLAGLAGVGWTGASLLPGEALAQQAPKDRLPQIRKQAARKYTQRFNMSGYAAPAIETVRIGYIGLGNRGAAAVERGSYLEGVEIKALCDIRPGKAAEAQQRIQRPGHQPQLYSGTADAWKQVCEREDIDLIYIATPWSLHTPIALYAMKHGKHVATEIPAAVTMEECWQLVETSEATRKHCVMLENCCYDFFELLTLNMARQGFFGEIIHGEGAYIHDILNSLFDKNKRYDLWRLKENAKRNGNLYPTHGLGPICQVMDINRGDSMDYLVSMSGNDFMMAAMAKEVAARDETFRPYVGKPFRGNMNTTTIRTRKGRTIMLQHDVTSPRPYSRIHLVSGTKAVAQKYPLEPRIATSHEGWLPDTEFKALEEKFTPPIVHKLGEMARQIGGHGGMDFLMDWRLIDCLRNGLPMDMDVYDAASWTAVGLLSEWSVANRSASIDVPDFTAGAWKHNKPVDISLQKGGTTGVKVNT